In the Neodiprion virginianus isolate iyNeoVirg1 chromosome 2, iyNeoVirg1.1, whole genome shotgun sequence genome, GAGCCAAATGGAGGTTCGCTCCGAAACTGGACCAAGAAACTGAAGGTGAAGCCAATCACAAGAAAGCCAAACGTCAATAGTACCTGTGAAGAAGACAATGGATTGTTGATGAATTGGTAGTTTCCTTTCCGATGTTTTCGGCAGGTTTATGGAAATAGTTTTTACCCGGGTTTTAACAATGTGGATCCCTACATTCCGGAGACGCCATCTGATGGCATTAAATATACCACGCTATATAACTGCCATGGGCGTCGTATTAAATTACGTGGTTTTTATCccatttattttactttaaatCCGTTTATCGTAACAGAATAAAAGTCTGATAGCTTGCGCGATATTTCCCGTGCATCGATATTTGCACAATAGGGATCCCAGTATCAAATGCACGTCTGTACCTTGATAACGTTCGTGGCCACTTTGGAAAACATTAGTACGTAGTAACCCCATTCTGGGAAACGAGACAGCAAAAACATAAGCTCAGTCCAAGCTAGTAGGACGGCCACGGCAGCCACGTGACGCGTCCATTCGTTAACGTTGTGATCAGCGAATACGACCAAGGTTGCAAGTATGAAGGAACCCCACTTCACCCAGGATTCAAGTTCGCGAAAGTAGATCCAAGAACGTTGCTGCCCGTGTAAGAATTCCTGAAAATGGTGAATTACTACTTGTCAAGTACTGACCAACACTTCAATTATGGtatttttgtcaatttcatACATGCATTTGGAttgattacattatttactaACTTTTCATATTCTATCAACCTTTAACCACCCAACATTAAGCTTTGAGTCTAAATCCATTTTTATCATCAACTACCAACCTATTGCGGTTCCGCCCGCGAATATTTTCCAATGctttttcttgcaaaattattaaacagCCATATACTCTTCCggactttttttgtagagcttAAATTAAGACCTTGAAAACTCTTGGACATAACTTTCCTCTACCTATATGATTTTAGGTAGTCTTCGCATAAGTGTGTGATCCCGTTCTTATTTGACTTACAAATATTGTTCTGTTTCAAACCTGTCCAGACATTGTAGCTATctaccgaaaaaaaaagaatcgaaatcGGTATAGTAGATCTGGAGTTGTAAGTTAAAATACGAACAGACTGAGAGACGTTACGTTTTCCATACTGTAGGAAAGAAGAGATATAATGCAGAATCCCTGTTTTTCGTTACCATGATACTACATTAGGTCGTAAGAATTATCGTAATTGTTGATAATTATCAATATGTTGTGAAATTACCAGAATGGCGATAGGCACAAGGCTGAAAACCAGGATATAACTGCTCATCTGTGTGTTAAGAATAACCGGCGGTTCCTCTCCTTTATCCTCGTAGTAATAAATTCCAGTGATTAGTTGTGTCGTAGCAACGACAAACACTGCGTAAAGTGCTAGATTGATCATAAAAAAAGGGCTGAGAGTCCGCCATTTCAGGTACAAGAAACTTTCAATCAGGGGATGAATGAGTAGGCGTTTTTGGTTGAATTGGTTCCCGCTGTTAATGAGGGCATTGACAACTCTCATCTGCTCCATATTTATGCCGCGAGGTGTTAATATACTGTAATCAAGAGTGATTAGACAATTGGGCTCATTGATTGTGTACTCGTTGATAGTGATGGCAGCGTCGAATACCGATTCGAGAAATTCGACGGGCCTAGGAACGTTGTAAACGAGGAAATCCATCGCAGACATACTTTTGCGGTCAACGTCTTTTGTTACGACGGACAAATCGGCGCCGGCATCTAACAGCAATTTAATGCTCTCTCTGCTGCTGTGATAGCACGCCACATGCAGCGGTAGCCACCCGTGATTGTCCTGTACGTCAATAATGTCAGTTTCACGACTTAGTAGGGCGGCCACGACTTCATAGTGATTCTGTGTCGTTGCTAGGTGTAAAGGGGTCGCCTTGGTGTGTGGATTCTCCGTCGTTGTAGATAGGATGTCCGCACCGGCTTCAAGAAGAATTCTCACGCATTCAGCGTGTCCGAAATACGCAGCCATGTGCAAAGGCGTCATTCCGGACATCGCCAACTTGTCTCTGGCATTAATCATCAATTTCGTCGTCGAAGGATCTCTGTCAAGCAGGAGTTGAAGAATGTCGGCAAAGCCGTGCTCGGCTGCACGATGAAACACAGTTACTCCACCGCGCAATTTGTGCTGAACACTCGCGCCGGCGTCGAGAATCTCTTTAACACAATCAACTCTGCCACTAGCGATCGCGCAATATAAAGGAGTTTCTCCCGACTGGTTTTCCACCTCGATTATCTATGTAACAGAACAACGGGTATTATCGCGcatgttcaaaaaattttttgaagcgAGTGGAAGAGTAAATCTACCGTTTGCGAGTCCGGAATGCTTAGCAGTTCTTGAATCATCTCCAAGTTACCGCTTGCAGCTGACAAGTGCAAAGCTGTGTATCCATTGCTCGAGGTGGTCGTAACGTCTGCACCAGCTTCTAGGATGATGCTCACCCCTGGAATCCAATTTTCACGCATTGCCAATTGCAGAGGAGTCAGTCCAACGGAATTTACAGGATCAAGGTAATTCGGTGAGTCTTCACTGTTGACTATGCTCATTAGCAGCTTCAACGGTTCCACTGCTTTCTTCATGATAGCCAAATGCATCGGAGTGTCTCCAACCGCGTTCCATATAGAGCGAGGGAAATTCGCATTCAGAAGGACTGTTATCGCGTCCAAGGAACCCAACTCAACAGCTGTATGCAATGGCGTCACGATGTGACTTTGGTCCTGATATTCCGAAGAGAGGTAATGCCGGCTGCCAGCAGCTATCAATGATGCGATTACGGCTGGATACCTGAATCGTTGATGAGATTGTCTCGACTAGACTCCAGTGATCAAATACACAAGTCATAATCAATGTGTTATATACCTACCTGAATTCCACGTCGCCCTCTTCACGGTGgtcgattaaattttcgcCTACTACATCAAGTGGCCTCATACCTCGACTGTCAACTTTATTGAACTCAGCTCCAGCCGCCAGAAGATGTTGCACACAGATCATCTCTGTCCGTTTACAAGCTACGTGAAGAGGTGAACTCCCGAATTCTAAGACCGGTAGCTAAAAATTGAGATTATCGCACTACCGTGTTTTGAAAACGGTATGCCTAAAGCTCTGACGAACTGTACTGTTTGGACGTGTTTATCGAGAACTACTCACCATGTCAATCACCGACTGATGATCGTGGTCCCAAGAGTCGATCCACTCTAACCGAATTTTGtcttttatttcgattttttctgtTGCTATGTTTACCAGTTCTGGGGCATGATCGAGAAGAAGCTTTACACAATCCGGATTGCCTTCCCAAGCGGCGAGATGCAAAGGTGTTCGTCCCATTGCGTCACGCGTTCCTTCTAGTTGGGCACCATTCTTGAGCAGAGTTCGCAAAATATCGGTATGTCCTAAAAAGCTCGCTATGTGACAACTCGAAATCCGATGTGGCTTGCATGTCGCGTTTGCACTGGCATCATGCTGGAGACCactaaaaattatgaattttaagTTACATCAGAAAATGCACAATGcaaaagatagaaaaaagaaagagagttGCATACATTCTACCCGATTTATGAGAATTGGGTCACAAACAAAACCAAAGAGATGATCAATCATCCAGATAATTTACTGACAGCGATAAATGTGTATCAACATGGGAAGTTTACGTGCAAAGTATTTCGAGTATTAATGATGATCCCCTCCATTACAGTGTGATCACTGAACCGAATAAACAGCCCAgcaattggaaaaaattttaaataatagaaaagaatagaaaatttgaaaccgaCTGAATCTGTTTTTTGGTCCCAAAATTACTGTTTGGATGTCTAGCTGAATCTTCCTATAGGAATAAGTGGCTAGCGATTACAAGGGATTGATAggaattattaaaatttttaaaatcaattaattataatattgagTGTAATTCGAAGTGtttagaaaattatattccaaGGTACAACTAGAACGTTTTGAAATACGTCCATGCGATCACATCTACTAGGACGGCTCAGTACAAAAATTACTGTTAAATAACACCCGAGTAAAATAACTCTGTTTAGTATAATACCCGCGTACTATAAGTACGTGTCGAATAATGCTGTATCGAATAAAATCGTGTGTTATACGTTTCTGTGGAAAATACTCTGAGGCGAAAAGGTACCCACTCACCATTGACAGATTTACACGAATTCAAATCGTTATAGGATTCGAACAGAAACAACTGAATAGAAATTGAATTGTTTGAGGCGTATTGACTTTGTTCCagattaatttcaattttttcaaatgaatcgAATAGGAATTATGGATAGAAACGAAACTGTGCGTTACACATTGgatcaaattgaaattgcGGTACAATTCAAACATAAGAAAGTATGAAGAACCTGCAGCTGTAGACACATATTCAAACAATAGAACAATCAATTCGGATGGATTTTCGCACAACGCAATACgtctttttgaaaattttggattAGTAGCTAACGGCATTAAAATAAACCCGGttcaatactttttattttttcttcgtttacCGAGGAAGGCTGCGTAATTTCAAGATAAATTCGAAATAGCGGAACCAAAATTAACATATACCGAACCGTTCAACCTCCGCCAAATTTCCATCAACAACCGCTTGAAGGAGTTCCGTATTCAGTCGCATAAGACGGCGATCCATTCTCCGTTTGGCATTTTGATGTTCTGGAAGCGTTTCCGATGACCCCATCGGCGAGGGAGACATCGGATAGTTTGGAGTTGACGGTACAGCCAACGTGACCATTAACGGAGGTAACGCAACTCGCATTTCATCGTCAGGATCCGGTTCCCCGGTAGGCAAACTGTTGTAGCCATACTTCGACATCTTTTATGTATAGACGAAGACACGGGGAAACTCGTAAAAATCGACTACCTGAATACTGACACACTGCAACAACTGTTTTACACTTAAATATTAAGACACATATATTCTGTAACCGGATTCACCTTCGGTCAGTACTAAAATGAATCGATGTTGACAGtacgtattttcaaatacgctggaattatatttttttacagttataCCTGACACACTGATCGACTAAAGATTACGATAACCGTACATACTTGAGGCGGTTACCAGTATAGGCCTCTAGTCTAGTGATTCATAATCTTTAAAATGGACTAGATGCAGTATCTCCTAATCGCTATCAGGCTGTTTACACCAACGTCATGACAGCTCGTAGAATCTTTGTCGCTTTAATTACATCTAAGTGATTCTAAGCTGATATACTCAAATATCGCTGAAATGGTTCTCAGTGATCGGTGgatcaaattgattttaaatcCTTTTAAGGTAATTGACTAATAGCGGATCCTTAATCTTGCATATCGTTAAGTTTTTATGCGATGTACTATAGACCTTCGGACTGATTCTCTCGATACCTGAGTTGTAAAAGAGATATAGTGAACGTTTACGATAATGAttttgtgtataatttttttggctataggtatatttttcaaaaacctGATGTTCACCATTgaaatagaatatatatatatatatatatatatatataaagaatcATATAGATATAGGAATCTGGAAtcatgataaataaattagcTCAGTCTCCGTTACTTGCTATACGACACTGTGAAAtacctgaatttttcaatgaaaactTTGGATTGGTTTCGCGGAAACTTATCCCTCTCTCGGAGAAGTGTAACTATCGATGAGGCAACTATACTTTTTACTTTGTACAAATCTACAAGTTTTCCATGACAAATATCACCATCGATTTGAAATCCAACATTTTtccagaaaaatgaaatagttCACGACTTGTGAAAAATCATCACGTtctcatttgaaaaaatcattattctgACAATGGTAAATATTCGTTTATAAACAGCAGTGTTGATAGTAGTGAAAATTGTATGATTCTTATAAAATGAACTATAGTTTGCTGGGAAGAAACCTTTTACATATTCATAaaaactattttattttttatagcAAACACATCTCCCACTACGGGCAGCCATCATTGTTGATCCCTTTGCGCActgtatttaaaatataaattcgtaTACATCAGCGCGAATGTaaagaaatgtttgaaatacaAATTGTTGATCGctcataaaataattttagagCAATTCTCGATTATGCAGGTTACATTATTTGAAGGTGTAAATAGGGTTTGGATAGAAATATACATGCACGCTATTAATGCTGTATTGATTGTTTATTATGAAGAtaacattttcaaacaataattgTCAATTGGTGGAATACTTTGGCAGTAAATGACCAGTAAATACCACTAACCGCGagttagaaaattgaaaatatgctATTACTGGACTGCCACAGTTCCTTGGCGGAATATACCCAGAGATATACAGACA is a window encoding:
- the LOC124298584 gene encoding transient receptor potential channel pyrexia-like, yielding MSKYGYNSLPTGEPDPDDEMRVALPPLMVTLAVPSTPNYPMSPSPMGSSETLPEHQNAKRRMDRRLMRLNTELLQAVVDGNLAEVERGLQHDASANATCKPHRISSCHIASFLGHTDILRTLLKNGAQLEGTRDAMGRTPLHLAAWEGNPDCVKLLLDHAPELVNIATEKIEIKDKIRLEWIDSWDHDHQSVIDMLPVLEFGSSPLHVACKRTEMICVQHLLAAGAEFNKVDSRGMRPLDVVGENLIDHREEGDVEFRYPAVIASLIAAGSRHYLSSEYQDQSHIVTPLHTAVELGSLDAITVLLNANFPRSIWNAVGDTPMHLAIMKKAVEPLKLLMSIVNSEDSPNYLDPVNSVGLTPLQLAMRENWIPGVSIILEAGADVTTTSSNGYTALHLSAASGNLEMIQELLSIPDSQTIIEVENQSGETPLYCAIASGRVDCVKEILDAGASVQHKLRGGVTVFHRAAEHGFADILQLLLDRDPSTTKLMINARDKLAMSGMTPLHMAAYFGHAECVRILLEAGADILSTTTENPHTKATPLHLATTQNHYEVVAALLSRETDIIDVQDNHGWLPLHVACYHSSRESIKLLLDAGADLSVVTKDVDRKSMSAMDFLVYNVPRPVEFLESVFDAAITINEYTINEPNCLITLDYSILTPRGINMEQMRVVNALINSGNQFNQKRLLIHPLIESFLYLKWRTLSPFFMINLALYAVFVVATTQLITGIYYYEDKGEEPPVILNTQMSSYILVFSLVPIAILEFLHGQQRSWIYFRELESWVKWGSFILATLVVFADHNVNEWTRHVAAVAVLLAWTELMFLLSRFPEWGYYVLMFSKVATNVIKVLLTFGFLVIGFTFSFLVQFRSEPPFGSPWQSFVKTMVMMTSEFDYSDLFTGQEDYIVTLTLGRLVFVAFLVLAAIVLMNLMVGLAVNDINDLEIRGKTQRLFKQVNFLCSLDLVVYNKMILRLLPKSWRIRIEQGRCVDSKLYLHPGRPLRTIFKTLPSSIKEDIIQTARAGQKMSEPTMVDILDRLTNLEMILQKVFQKETLVPLQSNTEGRKDQSEATATSDLSTLAEYIDKLKDDNISRWEKTELIIDNVAQTLSALQRQLDRLNGNIALSGNATHVVNIEEM